Part of the Salinimonas iocasae genome, TTACCTATCCGTCAACGCATGGTGTTTATGAAGAAACCATCCGGGAAATCTGTGACATCGTGCATGATCACGGCGGTCAGGTGTACATGGACGGCGCCAACATGAATGCGCAGGTGGGGATCACGGCACCAGGTTTCATCGGTTCAGACGTTTCGCACCTTAACCTGCACAAAACATTCTGTATTCCGCACGGCGGCGGCGGCCCGGGTATGGGGCCTATTGGTGTGAAATCGCACCTTGCACCATTCCTGCCTAATCACCGTGTTGTAGATATTGAAAATGCAGAAGAAGACTGTGGTGCCGTATCCGCAGCACCATGGGGCAGCGCGTCTATTTTGCCTATCAGCTACATGTACGTGAAGATGATGGGTGCAGCGGGCTTGCGTAAAGCCTCACAGGTGGCCATTTTGAACGCCAACTACGTTGCCAAGTCACTGGAAGGGCATTTCAACGTTCTTTATAAAGGACAGAATGGCCGCGTTGCGCACGAATGTATTATCGACTTGCGCCCGTTAAAAGACGGCTCCGGTGTTTCTGAAATGGATATCGCCAAACGTCTGAATGACTACGGTTTTCACGCGCCAACGATGAGCTTCCCGGTAGCCGGCACGCTGATGATTGAGCCGACCGAGTCAGAAGCGAAATTTGAGCTGGATCGCTTTATTGAAGCTATGATCAGTATCCGTCAGGAAATTGCCAAGGTGGAAAGCGGTGAGTGGGATGCCACTGACAATCCGCTGCACAATGCGCCGCACACACTGGCAGATATTTGTGACAGTGACTGGAACCGTAGCTACGACCGTCATTTGGCGGCGTATCCGGTACCGATTGTTGCACGCAATAAGTTCTGGCCCAGCGTTAATCGTATCGATGATGTATATGGTGACAGAAACCTGCAGTGTTCATGTGCGCCAATTGAAGCATATCGGGACGAGTAAGGTTTTTGACGATTTGAAAATAAGTTTGTGAACAGGTCAATTAGTTTGAGAATGAAATTAGTTGGAGTACGACTTTAATTAGTTTGTGAATGAAATTAGTTTGTGTACAAATCTAAACTCTCAATAGAAAGCTGCGACAGTGTTCGCAGCTTTTTTTTACCGATTGAGTTAGGCTAAAAAATGCTAGCTATTTATACATGACGAGGAAATATATACATTGCTCTTTAAAGGTATCGCAGAGCGGCTTAGGCCTGTGTTGTTTTTAGTTGTTCTTATGACCGATTACAATGAGATGCGATCTCAATGTCAATTCAGTAGGGGCCCGTGGACTAACTAGTGTAGAAGTTTAAAGAGTGTTTCCAATGAAATGCGATGTTTACTATCAGAATCGCTGAGCTGTTTTGGGTAATCACATCCCTTTTAAATTTTAATCGCCTAGCAGTGTGTGCGTCTAAAACTTTACACACTGTTCATGTGAATCGCTAGCAATGTGATCAAATTCATTTAATCTGGGAAATCTTACAACTTTGGGAATTCCCTTAAAAACAATAAGTTGTTGTTAATCAGGTAAATCATTTTGATCAAAAACTGTCATTATTTTGGGAATTTGGTACTTAGCGAAACGTGATTTAAATGGAATTGTTTTGTAGATCATGTTCTTAATGAAAGGCTCTTTCAAGGACCCGCCACTCGCTGATCTTAATCACAAATGCCTAGCTTGATAAGAAACCCATTGTTCAATCATCGTTTCGCTGTTGCCATTCCTCAGCAACGTCCTCCCAGCTTATTGATCTTTCTGATTGATTTGACCACACTTCCCAAAAATCAGGGTCATCTGAATGTGGGCGTTGCGCTTCTTCTAAATTGTTCATTTTAACGACCACCGGCAACTCTGATGCCCAACCTAGAAGAATAGCTTGTTGTGATGGTAGAGATGGTAGCTCTCTTAACAAGCCTCGGAGGTTATCAGGTACGAGTCTATTTACGAGTTCTTGGTCTCGATCATTACTTATACGGTGAAGTAGAAAGCTATTGCACTGCGAAAGGACTGTCGGTGAGAGCTCAGAAGGCCTTTGAGAGGATAACACTAACCCCAATCCAAATTTTCTTCCTTCACGCGCAATTTTTTCAAAAACCTGACAACAAACAGTGGCTGCATTTTGATTTTCCGCATCTTCTTTATATCTTTTTACAAAGGTGTGAGCTTCTTCCATTACCAACACTGTCGGAAGTGGCTTACCCTCATCATTTACTTTTCGATATCTTTGAAGGGCTTCAAAAGTCATTCTTGCTATAACAGCAGTGATAATATGTGTGACTTCAGCAGGTACTAAAGAAAGGTCGATGACGGTCACACAACCATCTTGAGCATTATTTTCGCCGACGTAACTATTAAGCCACTCTTCAAGCGACAGTGTAACACTATCTCCCATGATCTCGCTCATTCGGGTATCAGCAAGCATTGTCTTAATTCGAGTGATCAAAAACTCAGTAAATTGTTCATTACCAGTTTCCTGAGCGAGCGCTTCCAGATAGCTTACAAACGTATCACCCATGAACTGATTCGGGGTATCTTCACTCTTTGGAAGCAAATCAATTTCTCTACCACCAAACTGACCAAATGCATTATTGATAGATTCGATTATTTGGTTTATTTCGTCTATGTCTGCTTCGTAAGTTGGATATTGACCTGTTCTCGCATTTTTAAAAGCTTCGAGTGATGCGGACACTTCACTAAGCCTTGTATCAGACGCGTCCAACAATTCCAGAAGTGATTCTATACTTGAAGCCCATCTGCATAATTTTTCATAGAAATTTTTCGGTCTAGGAAACGATCCCCATGGCGAGCCTGCTGAACGTTCGTGCTTTGCGCTTGTGAGTATCGTAGCCAAAAAGCGCCGAATCGAAATGTCTATTTCTTCTGACAATTCAAACACTTCGTTTCTCATCGCTCTAAGAGCTCTTCTTAAAAGAGGAGCTTGTGCTTTGGGACTAGCTTGAGTAAAAGAAATCCATTCTGAACTGTTCCAAAACCAAAGTGGAACTTCCAAAGGATTGTCTATATCTCCTACTTTAAATACTCGCCCTTGATTACCAAAAACCTTTGCATATTCACCATTTGGATCTAAAACGATGAATCGTGCATTAGGTTCTACATCATCATTTCCTGATGCACTTTTTGCTGATTCGAGCGACCATTGAATGAGTCCTACAACGGAGCAAGATTTCCCACTTCCGGTATTGCCGAGAACTGCAAGATGGCGACCGAAAAGCTTATCAGGGTCTATGCAAACATCAGCATTCGCAGCTATTGGGCTGGTTCCAATTTTTACTCGTCTTTTATCACCTGATTCTACAATTGCCTTTAATTGTTCATCTGTTGGTATTAGGACTGGCTCACCAACACTCGGGAAAGACTGAACCCCTCTTTTGAATTTGAAAGTTTTCCCATCATATTTTAGCAACCCAAGTGGACTCACCTTCATCTTTCTCAGAGGAAATGGCAAATCAATCAGGCCGTAGTCCTGAAACCCTTTTCGTTTCGGAAACGGAGATTTTTCCACTGCTATCCACTCTACCTGAGACACTATAAACCCAGAATCGGTAGCAATGAGAACATAACTATTTATGCGGGGAAATGCTCTTGGCGTCCCAGCGTTAGCGGCAACACCATCGGGTGCTTCTAAATCGAGTCCGACCTTGATTTCATCAGGTGAGACAAACTCCACTGAACCAATGCGGAGAGAAGCACCGTATTCGACAGGTGAAATACTCATATCTCGTTCCCACCTTCGTTTTGAGTGGTAGAAGGTTGGGCTAACCCACGTGACTTGAGCAAATCAGCCATTTTTATTGTAGTTCTGTCTATTGCGGGTTTTGGAAGGTAATTGTCAA contains:
- a CDS encoding ATP-binding protein; protein product: MSISPVEYGASLRIGSVEFVSPDEIKVGLDLEAPDGVAANAGTPRAFPRINSYVLIATDSGFIVSQVEWIAVEKSPFPKRKGFQDYGLIDLPFPLRKMKVSPLGLLKYDGKTFKFKRGVQSFPSVGEPVLIPTDEQLKAIVESGDKRRVKIGTSPIAANADVCIDPDKLFGRHLAVLGNTGSGKSCSVVGLIQWSLESAKSASGNDDVEPNARFIVLDPNGEYAKVFGNQGRVFKVGDIDNPLEVPLWFWNSSEWISFTQASPKAQAPLLRRALRAMRNEVFELSEEIDISIRRFLATILTSAKHERSAGSPWGSFPRPKNFYEKLCRWASSIESLLELLDASDTRLSEVSASLEAFKNARTGQYPTYEADIDEINQIIESINNAFGQFGGREIDLLPKSEDTPNQFMGDTFVSYLEALAQETGNEQFTEFLITRIKTMLADTRMSEIMGDSVTLSLEEWLNSYVGENNAQDGCVTVIDLSLVPAEVTHIITAVIARMTFEALQRYRKVNDEGKPLPTVLVMEEAHTFVKRYKEDAENQNAATVCCQVFEKIAREGRKFGLGLVLSSQRPSELSPTVLSQCNSFLLHRISNDRDQELVNRLVPDNLRGLLRELPSLPSQQAILLGWASELPVVVKMNNLEEAQRPHSDDPDFWEVWSNQSERSISWEDVAEEWQQRNDD